A single genomic interval of Fibrobacter sp. UWB4 harbors:
- a CDS encoding SIMPL domain-containing protein → MMQKLLNIIYLIVLVVCVCVLIRVVKAEPAAVPVATSNGSVALEVPRIEVSASETKKFAADKFEMGFSLEIRGKDKESVSKRLAERRSVIFENVKSLEIPQSNVEQNSVEIHKEWSYRNSKRELVGYVATQSFVITVNRKIDAAALVQALSSEPDVEIQRTSAQLKDVDAVQSTVIKAAGKKATAKANDYAAGVGAKLGRVLQINGEGGGVVYSQYNRVYRAKAVMLAANSMIDAAPAPDETAIADSVEVSASVHVVYELK, encoded by the coding sequence ATGATGCAAAAATTGCTCAATATCATCTATCTCATCGTACTTGTTGTGTGCGTGTGCGTTCTCATCCGCGTCGTGAAGGCGGAACCGGCTGCTGTTCCTGTGGCTACGTCCAATGGCTCGGTTGCGCTCGAGGTCCCGCGCATCGAAGTTTCGGCATCTGAAACCAAGAAGTTTGCCGCCGACAAGTTCGAAATGGGCTTTAGCCTCGAAATCCGCGGCAAGGACAAGGAATCGGTTTCCAAGCGCTTGGCTGAACGCCGTTCCGTGATTTTTGAAAATGTGAAATCGCTTGAAATTCCGCAGTCCAACGTGGAACAGAACAGTGTAGAAATCCACAAGGAATGGTCTTATCGCAATAGCAAGCGTGAACTCGTCGGTTACGTGGCCACGCAGAGCTTTGTGATTACGGTGAACCGTAAGATTGATGCTGCCGCTCTCGTTCAGGCGCTTTCTTCGGAGCCGGATGTCGAAATCCAGCGTACGTCTGCCCAGCTCAAGGATGTGGACGCCGTGCAGTCTACGGTCATCAAGGCGGCTGGCAAAAAGGCAACTGCAAAGGCTAATGATTATGCCGCAGGCGTTGGCGCCAAGCTCGGTCGCGTTCTCCAGATCAATGGCGAAGGTGGCGGAGTTGTCTACAGCCAGTACAACCGCGTCTACCGTGCCAAGGCTGTCATGCTTGCGGCAAATAGCATGATTGATGCCGCGCCTGCTCCCGACGAAACGGCGATTGCCGACTCCGTCGAGGTGAGCGCTTCGGTCCACGTCGTTTATGAACTAAAATAG
- a CDS encoding anaerobic ribonucleoside triphosphate reductase, which produces MIFTVKKRDGREMPFNIEKIADAVIKAFRASGELDEQIKAAQAQMNLLGNDDLLTNVALKVAAEAVGHLEAENKTKPDIEEIQDAVEKALTEGGYADTAKSYILYRAERTRVREVNTRLMQTLHDITFSSAKESDLKRENANIDGDTAMGTMLKYGSESAKHFYTMMMLKPEHSRAHMDGDIHIHDLDFYSLTMTCCQIDLIKLFKNGFNTGHGHLREPKDIRSYAALAAIAIQSNQNDQHGGQSVPNFDYAMANGVRITYRKAYLSNMVKALMLLTGKTEEEIQPVVKKLHGEMAEMGMVATLVPNEKFQTTEVHELSKTFDAETVKNAQKFAEKMAYEETDKATFQAMEAFVHNLNSMHSRAGAQTPFSSINYGMCTEPEARMVMKNLLLTTEDGLGGGETAIFPIQIFRVKDGINLNPGEPNYDLFKLACRVSAKRLFPNFSFQDAPYNLQYYKPGHPETEISYMGCRTRVIGNHYDPSREISYGRGNLSFTSINLPRIAIKMKSVDLFFKELDRMLQLVSDQLMERFAVQSRRKVKNFPFLMGQGVWIDSDKLGWEDTVGEVIKHGTLSIGFIGLAETLVMLTGKHHGESEASQELGLKIIGHMREFCDKESERLGLNFSLLATPAEGLSGRFVRMDKKKFGIIPGVTDRDYYTNSFHVPVYYKISAFKKLSLEAPYHALTNAGHISYIELDGDPTQNLDAFEKIVKHMAKVGIGYGSINHPVDRDPVCGFVGVIGDVCPRCGRSEGHAISCEKLEELRKKFPGMPAFRGIR; this is translated from the coding sequence ATGATTTTTACTGTCAAAAAGCGCGACGGCCGCGAGATGCCGTTCAACATCGAGAAGATTGCAGACGCCGTAATCAAGGCTTTTAGAGCCTCCGGCGAATTGGATGAACAGATCAAGGCTGCCCAAGCTCAGATGAATTTGCTTGGAAACGATGACCTTCTGACAAATGTCGCTCTCAAGGTTGCTGCCGAAGCTGTTGGACACTTGGAAGCCGAAAATAAGACCAAGCCGGACATCGAAGAAATTCAGGATGCTGTTGAAAAGGCTTTGACCGAAGGTGGTTACGCCGATACCGCCAAGAGCTATATCTTGTACCGTGCCGAACGTACCCGCGTCCGTGAAGTCAACACTCGCCTCATGCAGACGCTTCATGACATTACGTTCAGCTCAGCCAAGGAATCCGACCTCAAGCGCGAAAATGCCAATATCGATGGCGATACTGCCATGGGTACCATGCTCAAGTACGGGAGCGAATCCGCTAAGCACTTCTACACGATGATGATGCTCAAGCCGGAACACAGCCGCGCCCACATGGATGGTGACATTCACATTCATGACCTTGACTTCTATTCTCTTACGATGACCTGCTGCCAGATTGACCTCATTAAGTTGTTCAAGAACGGCTTCAACACGGGTCACGGTCATTTGCGCGAACCGAAGGATATCCGCAGCTACGCCGCCTTGGCCGCTATCGCTATTCAGAGTAACCAGAACGACCAGCACGGTGGACAGTCCGTGCCGAACTTCGATTACGCCATGGCAAACGGTGTTCGCATCACGTACCGCAAGGCTTACCTTTCGAACATGGTCAAGGCTCTCATGCTCTTGACGGGCAAGACCGAAGAAGAAATCCAGCCGGTGGTGAAGAAGCTCCACGGCGAAATGGCTGAAATGGGCATGGTCGCAACGCTCGTGCCGAATGAAAAGTTCCAGACAACTGAAGTTCACGAACTTTCCAAGACTTTTGACGCCGAAACGGTGAAGAATGCCCAGAAGTTTGCCGAAAAGATGGCTTACGAAGAAACCGACAAGGCAACGTTCCAGGCCATGGAAGCTTTTGTCCACAACTTGAACTCCATGCACAGCCGCGCTGGTGCCCAGACTCCGTTTAGCAGCATCAACTATGGTATGTGCACGGAACCGGAAGCCCGCATGGTCATGAAGAACTTGCTCCTCACGACCGAAGATGGCCTCGGCGGTGGCGAAACGGCTATCTTCCCGATCCAGATTTTCCGCGTCAAGGACGGCATCAACCTCAATCCGGGCGAACCGAACTACGACTTGTTCAAGCTCGCCTGCCGCGTGAGTGCAAAGCGCCTGTTCCCGAACTTTAGCTTCCAGGACGCTCCGTACAACCTGCAGTACTACAAGCCGGGTCATCCGGAAACCGAAATTTCGTACATGGGCTGCCGTACCCGCGTGATTGGCAACCATTACGACCCGAGCCGTGAAATCTCTTACGGCCGTGGCAACTTGAGCTTTACCTCGATTAACCTCCCGCGTATTGCTATCAAGATGAAGTCTGTGGACCTGTTCTTCAAGGAACTCGACCGCATGCTTCAGCTCGTGAGCGACCAGCTCATGGAACGCTTTGCCGTGCAGAGCCGCCGCAAGGTTAAGAACTTCCCGTTCCTCATGGGACAGGGTGTGTGGATTGATTCCGACAAACTCGGCTGGGAAGATACCGTGGGCGAAGTCATCAAGCACGGTACGCTCTCCATTGGCTTTATCGGCCTTGCTGAAACATTGGTGATGCTCACGGGCAAGCACCATGGCGAATCCGAAGCTTCCCAGGAACTCGGCCTCAAGATTATCGGCCACATGCGCGAATTCTGCGACAAGGAATCCGAACGCCTTGGCCTCAACTTCAGCTTGCTTGCAACGCCGGCTGAAGGCCTCTCGGGCCGCTTTGTGCGCATGGACAAGAAGAAGTTTGGCATTATCCCGGGCGTTACCGACCGCGATTACTACACGAACTCTTTCCACGTGCCGGTCTACTACAAGATTTCTGCTTTCAAGAAGCTCTCGCTCGAAGCCCCGTACCACGCGCTTACGAACGCTGGTCACATCAGCTACATCGAACTTGATGGCGACCCGACGCAGAACCTGGACGCTTTTGAAAAGATTGTGAAGCACATGGCAAAGGTCGGTATCGGTTATGGTTCCATCAACCATCCGGTGGACCGCGACCCGGTTTGCGGATTTGTGGGTGTGATTGGCGATGTGTGCCCGCGCTGCGGACGTAGTGAAGGCCATGCGATTTCGTGCGAAAAGCTCGAAGAACTTAGAAAGAAATTCCCAGGAATGCCCGCATTCAGAGGGATTAGGTAA
- the nrdG gene encoding anaerobic ribonucleoside-triphosphate reductase activating protein, with product MDEYPPLRIAGIEPESFVDGPGIRLTVFTQGCHHNCPGCQNPQTHDFEGGHFIEREAIITMIKENPLLDGVTFSGGDPMDQAAALIPLAREIKERGLNLVIFTGYTYEQLMKLTSEKPELFELLTFADILIDGPFVMAKKSLDIKFRGSWNQRIIDVQKSLVEGHVVIHQIQLDEMAEHPDREYNT from the coding sequence ATGGATGAATATCCTCCACTGCGGATTGCAGGGATTGAACCCGAATCATTCGTGGACGGTCCCGGAATCCGCCTGACTGTGTTTACCCAGGGCTGTCACCACAACTGCCCGGGTTGCCAGAATCCGCAGACTCATGATTTTGAGGGCGGGCACTTTATCGAGCGCGAAGCGATCATCACGATGATCAAGGAGAATCCGCTGCTCGATGGAGTGACGTTTAGCGGAGGCGATCCGATGGATCAGGCGGCGGCGCTTATTCCGCTTGCCCGCGAAATCAAGGAACGCGGTCTCAATCTCGTGATTTTCACGGGATATACGTACGAACAGCTGATGAAGCTTACGTCCGAAAAGCCGGAGCTTTTTGAACTGCTCACGTTTGCGGACATCCTGATTGACGGTCCGTTTGTCATGGCGAAAAAATCCCTGGATATCAAGTTCAGAGGATCCTGGAACCAGCGCATTATCGATGTGCAAAAGAGCCTTGTCGAAGGCCATGTGGTCATCCACCAGATTCAACTGGACGAGATGGCGGAACACCCCGACAGGGAATACAATACGTAA
- a CDS encoding NAD(P)H-dependent oxidoreductase, producing the protein MNNQITILLSHPNISNSMFNKHLVDINRKNPNFVLHHLDKNRVNGYFDLEAEKKLLRQSRAIVWQFPIYWYNSPASLRDWQDQVMSPIVYSADNFLKGMPVRVVFTAGAAAEHYTHEGLNRYTADEMLIPFEMTANAAGMKWFKPLGFYGCSPDMTKAALEKAAKEYEESLLELF; encoded by the coding sequence ATGAACAATCAAATCACAATTCTTCTATCGCATCCGAACATTTCTAACTCAATGTTCAACAAGCACTTAGTGGATATCAACAGAAAAAATCCCAATTTTGTGCTCCACCACCTTGACAAAAACCGGGTTAATGGCTATTTCGACCTGGAAGCCGAAAAAAAATTGTTGAGGCAGTCCAGGGCCATTGTGTGGCAGTTCCCTATATATTGGTACAACAGCCCGGCTAGCCTGCGCGACTGGCAAGACCAGGTCATGAGCCCGATCGTGTACAGCGCCGACAACTTCCTGAAGGGAATGCCCGTACGTGTCGTATTTACGGCGGGCGCCGCCGCAGAGCACTACACCCACGAAGGACTCAACCGCTACACCGCCGACGAAATGCTCATCCCGTTCGAGATGACCGCAAACGCAGCAGGCATGAAGTGGTTTAAGCCGCTCGGATTCTACGGTTGCAGTCCGGATATGACAAAAGCCGCCCTCGAAAAGGCGGCCAAGGAATATGAAGAAAGTTTGTTAGAACTATTTTAG
- a CDS encoding GDSL-type esterase/lipase family protein, which produces MNMFGKIVLTATVVAASAFAAGKVACVGNSITYGYGIESWPDQTSYPHHLQGMLRENAPSDTVENFGVSGLTVRKDDQASYWKGYRFAPAIEFAADTVIIELGTNDSKAYTTWNTLAQDAAVDSAITADFEALIDTFQVKSKPHVFICLAPYVNNVEWNILDTAVVNRVNPAILRAGLEKGVNVIDLHSRFSALENPSWYLEDMVHPSVEGAKHLAEIVYAHLQMDTLHVTQDGTTLKAPKGFGYQWYKDGNLLEGETLETLAVTGEGEYKVSVKVDENTLSRIVTSPLKVEKTTALKPGVRVVRERSAGDANMAKSARRFDAQGRALNARGPSHQKIYIKR; this is translated from the coding sequence ATGAATATGTTTGGGAAGATTGTTTTGACGGCTACGGTTGTAGCAGCTTCGGCGTTTGCGGCGGGCAAGGTCGCTTGCGTTGGCAATAGCATCACATACGGTTACGGGATTGAATCCTGGCCTGACCAGACGAGCTATCCGCATCATTTGCAGGGGATGCTTCGCGAGAATGCGCCGAGCGATACGGTCGAGAATTTTGGCGTGAGCGGGCTTACGGTCCGCAAGGACGATCAGGCATCGTACTGGAAGGGTTACCGCTTTGCGCCGGCGATTGAATTTGCGGCGGATACGGTTATCATCGAGCTGGGTACGAACGATTCGAAGGCATACACGACTTGGAATACTCTGGCGCAGGATGCGGCGGTAGATTCTGCAATCACGGCGGATTTTGAAGCGCTAATCGATACGTTCCAGGTGAAGTCGAAGCCGCATGTTTTCATTTGCTTGGCGCCTTACGTGAACAACGTCGAATGGAATATCCTTGATACGGCGGTCGTGAATCGCGTGAACCCGGCGATTTTGCGGGCGGGGCTTGAAAAGGGCGTGAACGTGATCGACTTGCATTCACGTTTTAGTGCTCTTGAAAATCCGAGCTGGTATTTAGAAGACATGGTGCATCCGAGCGTCGAGGGCGCAAAGCACTTGGCAGAAATTGTGTACGCCCATTTGCAGATGGATACGTTGCATGTAACGCAGGACGGTACGACGCTCAAGGCTCCGAAGGGCTTTGGTTATCAGTGGTACAAGGACGGGAACCTCCTCGAAGGCGAAACGCTTGAAACGCTTGCGGTTACGGGCGAGGGCGAGTACAAGGTCTCTGTGAAGGTGGATGAGAATACGCTTTCGCGGATTGTGACTTCTCCGTTGAAAGTCGAAAAGACGACTGCCTTGAAGCCGGGGGTTCGTGTCGTTCGCGAAAGATCGGCTGGTGATGCGAACATGGCTAAATCGGCGCGACGCTTTGACGCTCAAGGCCGTGCTTTGAATGCCCGCGGACCGTCGCACCAGAAAATCTATATCAAACGCTAA
- the nrdD gene encoding anaerobic ribonucleoside-triphosphate reductase, with translation MSEKEMSQYGEGIGFERIRRITGYLVGTIDRFNNAKRAEVNDRVKHGV, from the coding sequence ATGTCTGAAAAAGAAATGTCTCAATATGGCGAAGGGATCGGATTCGAACGTATCCGCCGCATCACGGGTTACCTCGTTGGTACAATTGACCGTTTCAACAACGCCAAGCGCGCTGAAGTCAACGATCGCGTAAAGCACGGCGTATAA